Proteins encoded by one window of Acinonyx jubatus isolate Ajub_Pintada_27869175 chromosome X, VMU_Ajub_asm_v1.0, whole genome shotgun sequence:
- the LOC106980684 gene encoding 60S ribosomal protein L26-like, which translates to MKFNPFVTSDRSKNRKRHFNAPSHIRRKITSSRLPKELGQKYNVRSTGIWKDDEVHVVRGHYRGQQIGKVVQVYRKKYVIYTERVQREKANGTTGHVGIHPSKVVITTPKLDKGRKKILERKAKSRQVLANREGVGIK; encoded by the coding sequence ATGAAGTTCAATCCGTTTGTGACCTCTGACCGGAGCAAGAACCGTAAGAGGCATTTCAACGCACCTTCCCACATTCGCAGGAAGATTACGTCTTCCCGTCTTCCCAAAGAGCTGGGACAGAAGTACAACGTTCGATCCACGGGCATCTGGAAGGACGATGAAGTACACGTTGTGCGAGGACACTACAGAGGTCAGCAAATTGgcaaagtggtccaggtttacaGGAAGAAATACGTCATCTACACCGAACGAGTACAGCGAGAGAAGGCCAATGGCACAACTGGCCACGTGGGCATCCACCCCAGCAAGGTGGTTATCACTACACCAAAACTGGACAAAGGCCGCAAAAAGATCCTTGAACGCAAAGCCAAATCTCGCCAAGTACTCGCCAATCGAGAAGGTGTGGGAATAAAGTAA